The following coding sequences are from one Gossypium raimondii isolate GPD5lz chromosome 4, ASM2569854v1, whole genome shotgun sequence window:
- the LOC105780812 gene encoding telomerase reverse transcriptase isoform X1 — MARKRKRGWKAPMVLWQIFKNDARNLAKTIAFIIPRPSPPFTCGRCEGRSCLRCCEDPMSFLIRPDDPLDYVNLLNDCFVVVNGDAPFLDFYPDKRWTQEKLVVRVVEMMSSLRLTASNVICSGFNKHTNSSHIVELLTSSAWGILHERVGDKCMFHLLWHTTIFVPISDKKHLQVAGSPVNYFRKKSKEVKNPQSGRKRKRTYGSKSLSNGEFQGSSIQTAEKQKPFSRPFKWKRDKRHRLHSIPESKEESISRTFCFYEDCLPGSLVCLSNPNQATVPCSCYLMLKAPRKVSNSIEISRQSMFYNMECSSSVLPEGHILNTLVPNFSSSKCLMENIFGLTGANVSSQSVPCSHNVECRLKGSSCLYHKFIKLLKMLIRRARRCNHLKLLEKYCPLPSLDQKAGKSRTIVERSIMDKRGIKRSSGGVAKENHNTPETDNAELESTRPYCLKSQVLEFLWAVCRSLVPPELLGTPSNWRLLKRNIFRFIRLRRFEKFSVMQCMHQLKSLDFPFLSDNSNAWVVKNGSELKFGEAICSEHDIKRELLVNWILWFFSSLVVPLVQANFYVTEGECGKLDVFYYRKPVWQEFIDDAVSCLKGRNYLEMDEAAVRAIIRKRPFGFSRLRLCPKQNGVRLLANLNASSKMLQEKSSKFRCSWMRKSSKARSRIFKSKCVKSPNSVLRGVHAILKGLLLKEPEKLGSTVFDYKDVYTKLRPFIITLKNASTTMPGVPGIFIVAADVSKAFDSVDQDKLLRMMEDVIMEKKYILQQNREIVWLKNHLLVRQSLMLVDETVNLGFTNLVSSVSCRSLSGVVVNQGIFTALLKEHLFSHLYQLLKCNVLQLDKKFYLQKLGIPQGSILSTLLCSLYYGHMEKHVIFPYLEKPLEHSAETLSSRPFDSMDAQNSSEDPVIFPPTYLLLRFVDDFLFISTSKEQASGILSMFRQGFPDYNCYMNQEKFCLNFDIEHQSGILSNRAVTGDDSTLFVPWSGLLINSSTLEILGDYTRYLGKHLSSTLTVRWRGQPGNHLKHKLFSFMRPKCHSIFFDSSINSASVVRLNIYQTFLLSAMKFHCYVSELSDFFRPRRQYCLKIILKSFRHMHRLIEKQMALGGLSSGLCWDRKHKVVRDEVEWLGLTAFIEVLKRKQSRHKALLSMLRSKFFCHRITGKESSELRYAVERSHSSCLWKIKY, encoded by the exons ATGGCGAGGAAGAGAAAACGAGGCTGGAAAGCCCCAATGGTTTTATGGCAAATCTTCAAAAACGATGCCAGAAACTTAGCCAAAACCATCGCTTTTATAATCCCTCGGCCTTCGCCTCCCTTTACTTGCGGCCGTTGCGAAGGTCGTTCTTGTCTTCGATGCTGTGAAGATCccatgtcttttcttattcgaCCCGACGACCCTTTGGATTACGTCAATCTTCTCAATgattgttttgttgttgttaatgGAGATGCCCCTTTTCTTGACTTTTATCCCGATAAACGTTGGACTCAAGAAAAG CTTGTCGTAAGGGTTGTTGAGATGATGTCATCTCTAAGACTCACGGCTTCTAATGTAATATGTTCTGGTTTTAACAAG CATACTAATTCAAGCCACATTGTCGAGCTTTTGACGTCTTCAGCATGGGGTATTCTCCATGAAAGG GTTGGGGATAAGTGCATGTTTCATCTACTGTGGCATACAACAATATTTGTGCCCATTTCTGACAAGAAACACCTCCAAGTTGCGGGTTCTCCTGTCAATTATTTTCGCAAGAAGTCAAAGGAAGTGAAAAATCCTCAATCTG GAAGGAAAAGGAAACGAACTTATGGTAGCAAATCTCTTTCCAATGGAGAATTTCAAGGAAGTTCAATTCAGACTGCAGAGAAGCAAAAACCATTTTCAAGACCATTTAAATGGAAACGTGACAAGAGGCACCGACTACACAGCATTCCAGAATCCAAAGAGGAGTCAATCTCCAGAACCTTTTGCTTTTATGAAGATTGCTTACCTGGGAGTCTCGTGTGCCTCTCCAACCCCAATCAG GCAACAGTTCCATGTTCCTGTTACTTGATGCTAAAAGCTCCCCGCAAAGTCTCGAATTCAATTGAGATTAGCAGGCAATCTATGTTCTATAACATGGAATGTTCTTCATCTGTTCTTCCAGAAGGAC ATATACTAAATACCTTGGTACCAAACTTTTCAAGCTCGAAGTGTCTCATGGAGAATATTTTTGGCTTGACTGGTGCAAATGTAAGCAGTCAATCAGTTCCATGCTCCCACAATGTCGAATGTCGTCTCAAAGGATCTTCTTGCCT GTATCACAAATTTATCAAGTTGCTAAAGATGCTCATACGCAGAGCTAGGCGTTGCAATCACTTAAAATTGTTGGAGAAGTATTGTCCCTTACCATCTTTGGATCAAAAGGCTGGAAAGTCTAGAACAATAGTTGAG AGAAGCATAATGGACAAAAGAGGGATCAAGCGATCCAGTGGTGGTGTTGCCAAAGAAAACCATAATACTCCAGAAACGGATAATGCAGAGCTCGAGTCAACCAGGCCTTATTGCTTAAAGAGTCAGGTACTTGAATTTTTGTGGGCTGTTTGTAGAAGTTTGGTTCCTCCAGAATTGCTAGGAACTCCTTCTAATTGGAGATTGCTAAAGAGAAATATTTTCAGATTTATTCGGTTGAGAAGATTTGAGAAGTTCTCAGTAATGCAATGCATGCATCAGTTAAAATCCTTAGATTTCCCCTTTTTATCGGATAACAGTAATGCTTGGGTGGTGAAGAATGGTTCAGAGTTGAAATTTGGTGAAGCAATTTGTAGCGAACATGATATTAAGCGCGAACTACTTGTCAACTggattttatggtttttttcaTCTCTAGTGGTGCCATTGGTGCAAGCCAACTTCTATGTCACAGAAGGTGAGTGTGGGAAACTTGATGTTTTTTATTATCGCAAACCTGTTTGGCAGGAGTTCATAGATGATGCTGTTAGTTGCTTGAAAGGTCGAAATTATCTTGAAATGGATGAGGCTGCTGTTAGAGCTATAATAAGAAAAAGGCCTTTTGGTTTCTCGAGGCTGAGGCTTTGTCCAAAACAAAATGGAGTTAGATTGTTGGCAAATCTCAATGCATCCTCAAAAATGCTGCAGGAAAAATCCTCAAAATTTCGATGTTCTTGGATGCGCAAAAGTTCAAAAGCTCGATCAAGAATATTCAAGTCCAAGTGTGTTAAGTCGCCAAACTCTGTACTTCGTGGCGTACATGCAATTCTAAAAGGTTTACTGTTGAAAGAACCTGAGAAGTTAGGATCAACGGTGTTTGATTATAAAGATGTCTACACGAAGTTACGTCCTTTTATAATCACTCTAAAGAATGCATCAACAACTATGCCTGGTGTGCCTGGTATATTTATTGTTGCTGCTGATGTTTCCAAGGCATTTGATTCAGTTGATCAAGATAAGCTGCTTAGGATGATGGAAGATGtcataatggaaaaaaaatacatCTTACAACAAAATCGTGAAATTGTGTGGTTAAAAAACCATTTGTTGGTTCGCCAGAGTCTCATGTTGGTGGATGAGACTGTCAACCTGGGTTTTACAAACTTAGTGTCTTCTGTCTCATGCCGCTCATTGTCTGGTGTCGTCGTTAATCAG GGGATATTCACAGCGCTTTTAAAGGAACATCTATTCTCTCATCTGTATCAGCTTTTGAAATGCAATGTGCTTCAATTGGATAAGAAGTTTTATTTGCAAAAGTTGGGGATACCTCAAGGAAGTATCTTGTCCACTCTGCTTTGCTCATTATATTATGGGCATATGGAGAAGCATGTGATCTTTCCATATCTTGAAAAACCTCTTGAACATTCTGCTGAAACTTTGTCCTCAAGGCCTTTTGATTCCATGGATGCTCAGAATTCTAGTGAGGATCCAGTGATCTTTCCTCCTACTTATTTGCTTCTAAGATTTGTTgatgattttcttttcatatcAACTTCGAAAGAGCAGGCTAGTGGCATTTTGTCCATGTTCCGTCAAGGATTTCCGGATTACAACTGCTACATGAATCAGGAAAAATTCTGTCTAAACTTTGACATTGAACATCAATCTGGGATTTTATCAAATAGGGCTGTTACAGGTGATGATAGTACCTTGTTTGTTCCGTGGAGCGGGTTGCTTATAAACTCCAGCACTTTAGAAATTCTGGGTGATTATACAAG GTATTTAGGTAAGCATTTAAGTTCCACTCTCACTGTCCGATGGAGAGGACAACCGGGCAATCATCTAAAGCATAAGCTGTTCAGCTTCATGAGACCAAAATGCCATTCCATATTCTTTGATTCAAGTATCAATTCCGCATCTGTTGTCAGATTGAACATCTATCAAACTTTTCTGTTGAGTGCAATGAAGTTCCATTGTTATGTCTCTGAATTATCGGACTTTTTCCGACCTCGCAGACAATATTGTCTGAAAATCATCCTAAAGTCCTTCAG GCACATGCACAGGCTGATAGAGAAACAAATGGCTTTGGGTGGATTGAGTTCCGGATTGTGTTGGGATCGTAAGCATAAAGTGGTGAGGGATGAAGTTGAATGGTTGGGATTAACTGCATTCATCGAGGTGTTAAAGAGAAAGCAGTCAAGGCACAAAGCATTGCTGTCGATGTTGAGATCCAAGTTCTTTTGTCACAGAATCACAGGTAAGGAATCATCTGAATTAAGATATGCAGTTGAAAGATCGCATTCTTCTTGTTTGTGGAAAATCAAGTATTAG
- the LOC105780812 gene encoding telomerase reverse transcriptase isoform X2, protein MARKRKRGWKAPMVLWQIFKNDARNLAKTIAFIIPRPSPPFTCGRCEGRSCLRCCEDPMSFLIRPDDPLDYVNLLNDCFVVVNGDAPFLDFYPDKRWTQEKLVVRVVEMMSSLRLTASNVICSGFNKHTNSSHIVELLTSSAWGILHERVGDKCMFHLLWHTTIFVPISDKKHLQVAGSPVNYFRKKSKEVKNPQSGRKRKRTYGSKSLSNGEFQGSSIQTAEKQKPFSRPFKWKRDKRHRLHSIPESKEESISRTFCFYEDCLPGSLVCLSNPNQATVPCSCYLMLKAPRKVSNSIEISRQSMFYNMECSSSVLPEGHILNTLVPNFSSSKCLMENIFGLTGANVSSQSVPCSHNVECRLKGSSCLARRCNHLKLLEKYCPLPSLDQKAGKSRTIVERSIMDKRGIKRSSGGVAKENHNTPETDNAELESTRPYCLKSQVLEFLWAVCRSLVPPELLGTPSNWRLLKRNIFRFIRLRRFEKFSVMQCMHQLKSLDFPFLSDNSNAWVVKNGSELKFGEAICSEHDIKRELLVNWILWFFSSLVVPLVQANFYVTEGECGKLDVFYYRKPVWQEFIDDAVSCLKGRNYLEMDEAAVRAIIRKRPFGFSRLRLCPKQNGVRLLANLNASSKMLQEKSSKFRCSWMRKSSKARSRIFKSKCVKSPNSVLRGVHAILKGLLLKEPEKLGSTVFDYKDVYTKLRPFIITLKNASTTMPGVPGIFIVAADVSKAFDSVDQDKLLRMMEDVIMEKKYILQQNREIVWLKNHLLVRQSLMLVDETVNLGFTNLVSSVSCRSLSGVVVNQGIFTALLKEHLFSHLYQLLKCNVLQLDKKFYLQKLGIPQGSILSTLLCSLYYGHMEKHVIFPYLEKPLEHSAETLSSRPFDSMDAQNSSEDPVIFPPTYLLLRFVDDFLFISTSKEQASGILSMFRQGFPDYNCYMNQEKFCLNFDIEHQSGILSNRAVTGDDSTLFVPWSGLLINSSTLEILGDYTRYLGKHLSSTLTVRWRGQPGNHLKHKLFSFMRPKCHSIFFDSSINSASVVRLNIYQTFLLSAMKFHCYVSELSDFFRPRRQYCLKIILKSFRHMHRLIEKQMALGGLSSGLCWDRKHKVVRDEVEWLGLTAFIEVLKRKQSRHKALLSMLRSKFFCHRITGKESSELRYAVERSHSSCLWKIKY, encoded by the exons ATGGCGAGGAAGAGAAAACGAGGCTGGAAAGCCCCAATGGTTTTATGGCAAATCTTCAAAAACGATGCCAGAAACTTAGCCAAAACCATCGCTTTTATAATCCCTCGGCCTTCGCCTCCCTTTACTTGCGGCCGTTGCGAAGGTCGTTCTTGTCTTCGATGCTGTGAAGATCccatgtcttttcttattcgaCCCGACGACCCTTTGGATTACGTCAATCTTCTCAATgattgttttgttgttgttaatgGAGATGCCCCTTTTCTTGACTTTTATCCCGATAAACGTTGGACTCAAGAAAAG CTTGTCGTAAGGGTTGTTGAGATGATGTCATCTCTAAGACTCACGGCTTCTAATGTAATATGTTCTGGTTTTAACAAG CATACTAATTCAAGCCACATTGTCGAGCTTTTGACGTCTTCAGCATGGGGTATTCTCCATGAAAGG GTTGGGGATAAGTGCATGTTTCATCTACTGTGGCATACAACAATATTTGTGCCCATTTCTGACAAGAAACACCTCCAAGTTGCGGGTTCTCCTGTCAATTATTTTCGCAAGAAGTCAAAGGAAGTGAAAAATCCTCAATCTG GAAGGAAAAGGAAACGAACTTATGGTAGCAAATCTCTTTCCAATGGAGAATTTCAAGGAAGTTCAATTCAGACTGCAGAGAAGCAAAAACCATTTTCAAGACCATTTAAATGGAAACGTGACAAGAGGCACCGACTACACAGCATTCCAGAATCCAAAGAGGAGTCAATCTCCAGAACCTTTTGCTTTTATGAAGATTGCTTACCTGGGAGTCTCGTGTGCCTCTCCAACCCCAATCAG GCAACAGTTCCATGTTCCTGTTACTTGATGCTAAAAGCTCCCCGCAAAGTCTCGAATTCAATTGAGATTAGCAGGCAATCTATGTTCTATAACATGGAATGTTCTTCATCTGTTCTTCCAGAAGGAC ATATACTAAATACCTTGGTACCAAACTTTTCAAGCTCGAAGTGTCTCATGGAGAATATTTTTGGCTTGACTGGTGCAAATGTAAGCAGTCAATCAGTTCCATGCTCCCACAATGTCGAATGTCGTCTCAAAGGATCTTCTTGCCT AGCTAGGCGTTGCAATCACTTAAAATTGTTGGAGAAGTATTGTCCCTTACCATCTTTGGATCAAAAGGCTGGAAAGTCTAGAACAATAGTTGAG AGAAGCATAATGGACAAAAGAGGGATCAAGCGATCCAGTGGTGGTGTTGCCAAAGAAAACCATAATACTCCAGAAACGGATAATGCAGAGCTCGAGTCAACCAGGCCTTATTGCTTAAAGAGTCAGGTACTTGAATTTTTGTGGGCTGTTTGTAGAAGTTTGGTTCCTCCAGAATTGCTAGGAACTCCTTCTAATTGGAGATTGCTAAAGAGAAATATTTTCAGATTTATTCGGTTGAGAAGATTTGAGAAGTTCTCAGTAATGCAATGCATGCATCAGTTAAAATCCTTAGATTTCCCCTTTTTATCGGATAACAGTAATGCTTGGGTGGTGAAGAATGGTTCAGAGTTGAAATTTGGTGAAGCAATTTGTAGCGAACATGATATTAAGCGCGAACTACTTGTCAACTggattttatggtttttttcaTCTCTAGTGGTGCCATTGGTGCAAGCCAACTTCTATGTCACAGAAGGTGAGTGTGGGAAACTTGATGTTTTTTATTATCGCAAACCTGTTTGGCAGGAGTTCATAGATGATGCTGTTAGTTGCTTGAAAGGTCGAAATTATCTTGAAATGGATGAGGCTGCTGTTAGAGCTATAATAAGAAAAAGGCCTTTTGGTTTCTCGAGGCTGAGGCTTTGTCCAAAACAAAATGGAGTTAGATTGTTGGCAAATCTCAATGCATCCTCAAAAATGCTGCAGGAAAAATCCTCAAAATTTCGATGTTCTTGGATGCGCAAAAGTTCAAAAGCTCGATCAAGAATATTCAAGTCCAAGTGTGTTAAGTCGCCAAACTCTGTACTTCGTGGCGTACATGCAATTCTAAAAGGTTTACTGTTGAAAGAACCTGAGAAGTTAGGATCAACGGTGTTTGATTATAAAGATGTCTACACGAAGTTACGTCCTTTTATAATCACTCTAAAGAATGCATCAACAACTATGCCTGGTGTGCCTGGTATATTTATTGTTGCTGCTGATGTTTCCAAGGCATTTGATTCAGTTGATCAAGATAAGCTGCTTAGGATGATGGAAGATGtcataatggaaaaaaaatacatCTTACAACAAAATCGTGAAATTGTGTGGTTAAAAAACCATTTGTTGGTTCGCCAGAGTCTCATGTTGGTGGATGAGACTGTCAACCTGGGTTTTACAAACTTAGTGTCTTCTGTCTCATGCCGCTCATTGTCTGGTGTCGTCGTTAATCAG GGGATATTCACAGCGCTTTTAAAGGAACATCTATTCTCTCATCTGTATCAGCTTTTGAAATGCAATGTGCTTCAATTGGATAAGAAGTTTTATTTGCAAAAGTTGGGGATACCTCAAGGAAGTATCTTGTCCACTCTGCTTTGCTCATTATATTATGGGCATATGGAGAAGCATGTGATCTTTCCATATCTTGAAAAACCTCTTGAACATTCTGCTGAAACTTTGTCCTCAAGGCCTTTTGATTCCATGGATGCTCAGAATTCTAGTGAGGATCCAGTGATCTTTCCTCCTACTTATTTGCTTCTAAGATTTGTTgatgattttcttttcatatcAACTTCGAAAGAGCAGGCTAGTGGCATTTTGTCCATGTTCCGTCAAGGATTTCCGGATTACAACTGCTACATGAATCAGGAAAAATTCTGTCTAAACTTTGACATTGAACATCAATCTGGGATTTTATCAAATAGGGCTGTTACAGGTGATGATAGTACCTTGTTTGTTCCGTGGAGCGGGTTGCTTATAAACTCCAGCACTTTAGAAATTCTGGGTGATTATACAAG GTATTTAGGTAAGCATTTAAGTTCCACTCTCACTGTCCGATGGAGAGGACAACCGGGCAATCATCTAAAGCATAAGCTGTTCAGCTTCATGAGACCAAAATGCCATTCCATATTCTTTGATTCAAGTATCAATTCCGCATCTGTTGTCAGATTGAACATCTATCAAACTTTTCTGTTGAGTGCAATGAAGTTCCATTGTTATGTCTCTGAATTATCGGACTTTTTCCGACCTCGCAGACAATATTGTCTGAAAATCATCCTAAAGTCCTTCAG GCACATGCACAGGCTGATAGAGAAACAAATGGCTTTGGGTGGATTGAGTTCCGGATTGTGTTGGGATCGTAAGCATAAAGTGGTGAGGGATGAAGTTGAATGGTTGGGATTAACTGCATTCATCGAGGTGTTAAAGAGAAAGCAGTCAAGGCACAAAGCATTGCTGTCGATGTTGAGATCCAAGTTCTTTTGTCACAGAATCACAGGTAAGGAATCATCTGAATTAAGATATGCAGTTGAAAGATCGCATTCTTCTTGTTTGTGGAAAATCAAGTATTAG
- the LOC105780812 gene encoding telomerase reverse transcriptase isoform X3, with protein sequence MARKRKRGWKAPMVLWQIFKNDARNLAKTIAFIIPRPSPPFTCGRCEGRSCLRCCEDPMSFLIRPDDPLDYVNLLNDCFVVVNGDAPFLDFYPDKRWTQEKHTNSSHIVELLTSSAWGILHERVGDKCMFHLLWHTTIFVPISDKKHLQVAGSPVNYFRKKSKEVKNPQSGRKRKRTYGSKSLSNGEFQGSSIQTAEKQKPFSRPFKWKRDKRHRLHSIPESKEESISRTFCFYEDCLPGSLVCLSNPNQATVPCSCYLMLKAPRKVSNSIEISRQSMFYNMECSSSVLPEGHILNTLVPNFSSSKCLMENIFGLTGANVSSQSVPCSHNVECRLKGSSCLYHKFIKLLKMLIRRARRCNHLKLLEKYCPLPSLDQKAGKSRTIVERSIMDKRGIKRSSGGVAKENHNTPETDNAELESTRPYCLKSQVLEFLWAVCRSLVPPELLGTPSNWRLLKRNIFRFIRLRRFEKFSVMQCMHQLKSLDFPFLSDNSNAWVVKNGSELKFGEAICSEHDIKRELLVNWILWFFSSLVVPLVQANFYVTEGECGKLDVFYYRKPVWQEFIDDAVSCLKGRNYLEMDEAAVRAIIRKRPFGFSRLRLCPKQNGVRLLANLNASSKMLQEKSSKFRCSWMRKSSKARSRIFKSKCVKSPNSVLRGVHAILKGLLLKEPEKLGSTVFDYKDVYTKLRPFIITLKNASTTMPGVPGIFIVAADVSKAFDSVDQDKLLRMMEDVIMEKKYILQQNREIVWLKNHLLVRQSLMLVDETVNLGFTNLVSSVSCRSLSGVVVNQGIFTALLKEHLFSHLYQLLKCNVLQLDKKFYLQKLGIPQGSILSTLLCSLYYGHMEKHVIFPYLEKPLEHSAETLSSRPFDSMDAQNSSEDPVIFPPTYLLLRFVDDFLFISTSKEQASGILSMFRQGFPDYNCYMNQEKFCLNFDIEHQSGILSNRAVTGDDSTLFVPWSGLLINSSTLEILGDYTRYLGKHLSSTLTVRWRGQPGNHLKHKLFSFMRPKCHSIFFDSSINSASVVRLNIYQTFLLSAMKFHCYVSELSDFFRPRRQYCLKIILKSFRHMHRLIEKQMALGGLSSGLCWDRKHKVVRDEVEWLGLTAFIEVLKRKQSRHKALLSMLRSKFFCHRITGKESSELRYAVERSHSSCLWKIKY encoded by the exons ATGGCGAGGAAGAGAAAACGAGGCTGGAAAGCCCCAATGGTTTTATGGCAAATCTTCAAAAACGATGCCAGAAACTTAGCCAAAACCATCGCTTTTATAATCCCTCGGCCTTCGCCTCCCTTTACTTGCGGCCGTTGCGAAGGTCGTTCTTGTCTTCGATGCTGTGAAGATCccatgtcttttcttattcgaCCCGACGACCCTTTGGATTACGTCAATCTTCTCAATgattgttttgttgttgttaatgGAGATGCCCCTTTTCTTGACTTTTATCCCGATAAACGTTGGACTCAAGAAAAG CATACTAATTCAAGCCACATTGTCGAGCTTTTGACGTCTTCAGCATGGGGTATTCTCCATGAAAGG GTTGGGGATAAGTGCATGTTTCATCTACTGTGGCATACAACAATATTTGTGCCCATTTCTGACAAGAAACACCTCCAAGTTGCGGGTTCTCCTGTCAATTATTTTCGCAAGAAGTCAAAGGAAGTGAAAAATCCTCAATCTG GAAGGAAAAGGAAACGAACTTATGGTAGCAAATCTCTTTCCAATGGAGAATTTCAAGGAAGTTCAATTCAGACTGCAGAGAAGCAAAAACCATTTTCAAGACCATTTAAATGGAAACGTGACAAGAGGCACCGACTACACAGCATTCCAGAATCCAAAGAGGAGTCAATCTCCAGAACCTTTTGCTTTTATGAAGATTGCTTACCTGGGAGTCTCGTGTGCCTCTCCAACCCCAATCAG GCAACAGTTCCATGTTCCTGTTACTTGATGCTAAAAGCTCCCCGCAAAGTCTCGAATTCAATTGAGATTAGCAGGCAATCTATGTTCTATAACATGGAATGTTCTTCATCTGTTCTTCCAGAAGGAC ATATACTAAATACCTTGGTACCAAACTTTTCAAGCTCGAAGTGTCTCATGGAGAATATTTTTGGCTTGACTGGTGCAAATGTAAGCAGTCAATCAGTTCCATGCTCCCACAATGTCGAATGTCGTCTCAAAGGATCTTCTTGCCT GTATCACAAATTTATCAAGTTGCTAAAGATGCTCATACGCAGAGCTAGGCGTTGCAATCACTTAAAATTGTTGGAGAAGTATTGTCCCTTACCATCTTTGGATCAAAAGGCTGGAAAGTCTAGAACAATAGTTGAG AGAAGCATAATGGACAAAAGAGGGATCAAGCGATCCAGTGGTGGTGTTGCCAAAGAAAACCATAATACTCCAGAAACGGATAATGCAGAGCTCGAGTCAACCAGGCCTTATTGCTTAAAGAGTCAGGTACTTGAATTTTTGTGGGCTGTTTGTAGAAGTTTGGTTCCTCCAGAATTGCTAGGAACTCCTTCTAATTGGAGATTGCTAAAGAGAAATATTTTCAGATTTATTCGGTTGAGAAGATTTGAGAAGTTCTCAGTAATGCAATGCATGCATCAGTTAAAATCCTTAGATTTCCCCTTTTTATCGGATAACAGTAATGCTTGGGTGGTGAAGAATGGTTCAGAGTTGAAATTTGGTGAAGCAATTTGTAGCGAACATGATATTAAGCGCGAACTACTTGTCAACTggattttatggtttttttcaTCTCTAGTGGTGCCATTGGTGCAAGCCAACTTCTATGTCACAGAAGGTGAGTGTGGGAAACTTGATGTTTTTTATTATCGCAAACCTGTTTGGCAGGAGTTCATAGATGATGCTGTTAGTTGCTTGAAAGGTCGAAATTATCTTGAAATGGATGAGGCTGCTGTTAGAGCTATAATAAGAAAAAGGCCTTTTGGTTTCTCGAGGCTGAGGCTTTGTCCAAAACAAAATGGAGTTAGATTGTTGGCAAATCTCAATGCATCCTCAAAAATGCTGCAGGAAAAATCCTCAAAATTTCGATGTTCTTGGATGCGCAAAAGTTCAAAAGCTCGATCAAGAATATTCAAGTCCAAGTGTGTTAAGTCGCCAAACTCTGTACTTCGTGGCGTACATGCAATTCTAAAAGGTTTACTGTTGAAAGAACCTGAGAAGTTAGGATCAACGGTGTTTGATTATAAAGATGTCTACACGAAGTTACGTCCTTTTATAATCACTCTAAAGAATGCATCAACAACTATGCCTGGTGTGCCTGGTATATTTATTGTTGCTGCTGATGTTTCCAAGGCATTTGATTCAGTTGATCAAGATAAGCTGCTTAGGATGATGGAAGATGtcataatggaaaaaaaatacatCTTACAACAAAATCGTGAAATTGTGTGGTTAAAAAACCATTTGTTGGTTCGCCAGAGTCTCATGTTGGTGGATGAGACTGTCAACCTGGGTTTTACAAACTTAGTGTCTTCTGTCTCATGCCGCTCATTGTCTGGTGTCGTCGTTAATCAG GGGATATTCACAGCGCTTTTAAAGGAACATCTATTCTCTCATCTGTATCAGCTTTTGAAATGCAATGTGCTTCAATTGGATAAGAAGTTTTATTTGCAAAAGTTGGGGATACCTCAAGGAAGTATCTTGTCCACTCTGCTTTGCTCATTATATTATGGGCATATGGAGAAGCATGTGATCTTTCCATATCTTGAAAAACCTCTTGAACATTCTGCTGAAACTTTGTCCTCAAGGCCTTTTGATTCCATGGATGCTCAGAATTCTAGTGAGGATCCAGTGATCTTTCCTCCTACTTATTTGCTTCTAAGATTTGTTgatgattttcttttcatatcAACTTCGAAAGAGCAGGCTAGTGGCATTTTGTCCATGTTCCGTCAAGGATTTCCGGATTACAACTGCTACATGAATCAGGAAAAATTCTGTCTAAACTTTGACATTGAACATCAATCTGGGATTTTATCAAATAGGGCTGTTACAGGTGATGATAGTACCTTGTTTGTTCCGTGGAGCGGGTTGCTTATAAACTCCAGCACTTTAGAAATTCTGGGTGATTATACAAG GTATTTAGGTAAGCATTTAAGTTCCACTCTCACTGTCCGATGGAGAGGACAACCGGGCAATCATCTAAAGCATAAGCTGTTCAGCTTCATGAGACCAAAATGCCATTCCATATTCTTTGATTCAAGTATCAATTCCGCATCTGTTGTCAGATTGAACATCTATCAAACTTTTCTGTTGAGTGCAATGAAGTTCCATTGTTATGTCTCTGAATTATCGGACTTTTTCCGACCTCGCAGACAATATTGTCTGAAAATCATCCTAAAGTCCTTCAG GCACATGCACAGGCTGATAGAGAAACAAATGGCTTTGGGTGGATTGAGTTCCGGATTGTGTTGGGATCGTAAGCATAAAGTGGTGAGGGATGAAGTTGAATGGTTGGGATTAACTGCATTCATCGAGGTGTTAAAGAGAAAGCAGTCAAGGCACAAAGCATTGCTGTCGATGTTGAGATCCAAGTTCTTTTGTCACAGAATCACAGGTAAGGAATCATCTGAATTAAGATATGCAGTTGAAAGATCGCATTCTTCTTGTTTGTGGAAAATCAAGTATTAG